Proteins found in one Pogoniulus pusillus isolate bPogPus1 chromosome 36, bPogPus1.pri, whole genome shotgun sequence genomic segment:
- the UTS2 gene encoding urotensin-2, producing the protein MHKLVLCCLVIISFSSPLSSVPIINASEMSYQLSADEDSRLKLGSLGSTSLLQFLPELLDTLTEDNKAGLSPSSYSPRENIKEALYENHPQVALLGRFLTKDRKQYKKRGNLSECFWKYCV; encoded by the exons ATGCATAAGCTGGTGCTTTGCTGCCTCGTCATTAtcagcttctcctctcctctctcctctgtcCCCATCATCAATGCCAGTGAGATGTCTTATCAACTCTCAG CTGATGAAGATTCGAGATTGAAGCTGGGCAGCctaggaagcacttccttgCTTCAGTTTTTGCCAGAGCTCTTGGATACTCTGACTGAAGACAACAAAGCAG GTCTCAGTCCCAGCAGCTACAGCCCAAGGGAAAATATAAAAGAG GCTCTCTATGAAAATCACCCTCAAGTGGCTTTGCTGGGACGCTTCTTGACCAAGGACAGGAAACAGTACAAGAAGCGTGGGAACCTTTCTGAGTGCTTCTGGAAGTATTGTGTGTAA